In one window of Anthonomus grandis grandis chromosome 11, icAntGran1.3, whole genome shotgun sequence DNA:
- the LOC126742118 gene encoding gem-associated protein 2 isoform X2: MSFSDSDSSEESDLGLLKKALDVTLPDDFDPNSVPQSGVEFLQHVIFERTQCKQWVTATKDFTKYNEKQNVHGVDVPKALQKFYPTKQWQDKTINDLTQLKTYIKNSQTFEPTKIFIRRGNFFDRLEHGVAPPTLSEIGQYCQSAKVRMFSYMTEVLEDFDPLMGISDNLGTWAYGLLALLEKPLTPDCCFQLREFAKKCASIRASLGENIDNRIAIPLNVFICIVARCYDQLDLLD; this comes from the exons atgagtTTCTCAGACTCAGACAGTAGTGAAGAATCTGATCTGGGATTACTAAAAAAAGCTTTAGATGTCACTTTGCCAGATGATTTTGACCCAAACTCTGTTCCTCAGTCAG GGGTGGAATTCTTACAACATGTGATATTTGAAAGGACCCAGTGTAAACAATGGGTAACTGCCACAAAAGACTTTACCAAATATAATGAGAAGCAAAATGTTCAT GGTGTAGATGTGCCAAAAGCCTTACAGAAGTTTTACCCCACAAAGCAATGGCAAGACAAAACTATAAATGACCTCACACAACTAAAGACTTACATCAAGAACTCCCAAACTTTTGAaccaacaaaaatttttataagaagaggaaatttttttgatagattAGAGCATGGTGTTGCTCCTCCCACATTATCAGAAATTGGTCAATACTGTCAGTCAGCCAAAGTTAGAATGTTCTCTTATATGACAGAAGTACTGGAAGACTTTGATCCATTAATGGGAATAAGTGATAATCTTGGCACTTGGGCATATGGTCTCTTGGCCCTTTTGGAAAAACCACTTACACCAGATTGTTGTTTCCAGTTAAGAGAGTTTGCCAAAAAATGTGCCAGCATTAGAGCCTCCCTTGGTGAAAATATCGATAATAGAATAGCAATTCCTTTAAATGTGTTTATTTGCATTGTGGCAAGGTGTTATGATCAGCTAGATCTATTGGATTag
- the LOC126742118 gene encoding gem-associated protein 2 isoform X1, with amino-acid sequence MSFSDSDSSEESDLGLLKKALDVTLPDDFDPNSVPQSGVEFLQHVIFERTQCKQWVTATKDFTKYNEKQNVHVHQGVDVPKALQKFYPTKQWQDKTINDLTQLKTYIKNSQTFEPTKIFIRRGNFFDRLEHGVAPPTLSEIGQYCQSAKVRMFSYMTEVLEDFDPLMGISDNLGTWAYGLLALLEKPLTPDCCFQLREFAKKCASIRASLGENIDNRIAIPLNVFICIVARCYDQLDLLD; translated from the exons atgagtTTCTCAGACTCAGACAGTAGTGAAGAATCTGATCTGGGATTACTAAAAAAAGCTTTAGATGTCACTTTGCCAGATGATTTTGACCCAAACTCTGTTCCTCAGTCAG GGGTGGAATTCTTACAACATGTGATATTTGAAAGGACCCAGTGTAAACAATGGGTAACTGCCACAAAAGACTTTACCAAATATAATGAGAAGCAAAATGTTCATGTACACCAG GGTGTAGATGTGCCAAAAGCCTTACAGAAGTTTTACCCCACAAAGCAATGGCAAGACAAAACTATAAATGACCTCACACAACTAAAGACTTACATCAAGAACTCCCAAACTTTTGAaccaacaaaaatttttataagaagaggaaatttttttgatagattAGAGCATGGTGTTGCTCCTCCCACATTATCAGAAATTGGTCAATACTGTCAGTCAGCCAAAGTTAGAATGTTCTCTTATATGACAGAAGTACTGGAAGACTTTGATCCATTAATGGGAATAAGTGATAATCTTGGCACTTGGGCATATGGTCTCTTGGCCCTTTTGGAAAAACCACTTACACCAGATTGTTGTTTCCAGTTAAGAGAGTTTGCCAAAAAATGTGCCAGCATTAGAGCCTCCCTTGGTGAAAATATCGATAATAGAATAGCAATTCCTTTAAATGTGTTTATTTGCATTGTGGCAAGGTGTTATGATCAGCTAGATCTATTGGATTag